A single genomic interval of Camelina sativa cultivar DH55 chromosome 11, Cs, whole genome shotgun sequence harbors:
- the LOC104728647 gene encoding B3 domain-containing protein At5g42700-like translates to MVVAKQSNYEEFRLKRVEENKKRMEALNLPKLCQNLNPTSLKTSPMKKRCIPRTPEKAEKQMVIVRRSSRLSNSSYTPVYREVDLQRVLNRRR, encoded by the exons atgGTGGTCGCGAAACAATCGAACTACGAAGAGTTTCGTCTGAAAAGAGTGGAAGAGAACAAGAAACGAATGGAAGCTCTGAATCTTCCAAAACTCTGTCAAAATCTCAATCCAACTTCTCTCAAGACTTCCCCA atgaagaagagatgTATTCCTCGGACAccagagaaggctgagaagcAGATGGTGATTGTTCGTCGATCTAGCCGTCTCTCTAATTCTTCTTATACTCCTGTTTACAGAGAA gttgATCTCCAACGAGTTCTGAATCGCAGAAGGTGA
- the LOC104725209 gene encoding glucan endo-1,3-beta-glucosidase 7, with protein sequence MAASVYSFLILFFSSCLHLSKSQPFLGVNYGLTADNLPPPSASAKLLQSTTFQKVRLYGSDPAVIKALANTGIEIVIGASNGDVPGLASDPGFARTWVETNVIPYYPASKIVLIAVGNEVTTFGDNTLMSQLLPAMKNVQSALEAASLGGGKIKVSTVHVMSVLAGSDPPSTAVFKPEHADILKGLLEFNSETGSPFAVNPYPFFAYQEDRRPETLAYCLFQTYPGRVDPNSNLKYMNMFDAQVDAVYSALNSMGFKDVEIMVAETGWPYKGDPEEAGATVENARAYNKNLIAHLKSGSGTPLMPGKVIETYLFALYDENLKPGKGSERAFGLFKPDLTMTYDIGLTKTTNNQTSMAPQSPTTRRLPPAAAPTGKTLPAPPQMILPSPVTPSDKNSGQTDVHNSTPRSASLAHICRSLSISASMLFVFVLYALIM encoded by the exons ATGGCAGCTTCTGTTTATTCATTTCTCatactcttcttctcctcatgtTTACATCTATCAA AGTCTCAACCGTTCCTCGGAGTAAACTATGGCCTTACCGCCGACAATCTTCCACCTCCCTCAGCCAGTGCAAAGCTTCTTCAGTCcacaactttccaaaaagtCCGGCTTTACGGATCCGACCCGGCTGTAATCAAGGCCCTCGCAAACACGGGGATCGAGATCGTTATCGGGGCATCTAACGGCGATGTACCCGGTTTAGCATCCGACCCGGGTTTCGCCCGAACCTGGGTTGAAACCAACGTGATACCTTATTATCCAGCGAGCAAGATTGTTCTTATAGCCGTTGGGAACGAGGTCACAACCTTTGGCGACAATACCCTCATGTCGCAGCTTCTACCTGCTATGAAAAATGTCCAAAGTGCTCTCGAGGCGGCGTCTCTTGGTGGCGGGAAAATTAAGGTCTCGACGGTACATGTAATGTCGGTTCTGGCCGGGTCAGACCCTCCTTCGACCGCGGTATTTAAACCGGAACATGCTGATATATTGAAGGGATTGCTAGAGTTTAATAGTGAGACCGGGTCACCTTTTGCGGTTAACCCATACCCGTTTTTCGCGTACCAAGAGGACCGGAGACCAGAAACATTGGCTTATTGCTTGTTTCAGACCTATCCTGGCCGTGTCGACCCCAACAGCAACCTTAAGTATATGAACATGTTCGATGCTCAg GTTGATGCGGTGTATTCAGCTTTAAACTCGATGGGGTTTAAAGACGTAGAGATAATGGTCGCTGAGACTGGGTGGCCATACAAGGGAGACCCGGAAGAGGCTGGTGCAACAGTTGAGAACGCTAGAGCTTACAATAAAAACCTCATTGCTCATTTGAAATCTGGGTCCGGGACGCCACTTATGCCCGGGAAAGTGATCGAGACATACTTGTTTGCATTGTACGACGAGAATCTCAAGCCTGGGAAAGGTTCAGAACGAGCCTTCGGGTTGTTTAAACCTGATCTTACCATGACTTACGATATCGGGCTCACCAAGACTACCAATAACCAA ACTTCCATGGCTCCACAGTCGCCAACAACGCGACGTCTACCACCAGCTGCCGCCCCGACAGGGAAAACCTTACCTGCTCCTCCGCAGATGATTCTCCCTTCACCTGTTACTCCCTCCGACAAAAACTCTGGACAAACCGATGTTCACAATTCGACTCCGCGCTCTGCCTCTCTCGCTCACATATGCCGTTCTCTCTCTATTTCGGCATCGATGTTGTTTGTCTTCGTTTTGTATGCATTGATCATGTAG
- the LOC104725210 gene encoding uncharacterized protein LOC104725210: MSSNSEKRMMKRSDFAQKLLDDLRVRKEQLSGSKNCLPTDNYAYINRGVKGSRAKSTTFHELTSSSIEASNQLVPYGKGRSMEKIDLSKALAFALENAGKATRGDPSGSASIISFLHEVGKRSLGERRSSQVLVQQQQQQQPSSSSPMIHVHIKEISKGAQKLNQIIKACSNGLSFRKGRYSIQCGEQLMEGAIDLEQSLRLFVDIQQASDYTTNKQRKNRIKLLEENDDDEDQEYAHNQNYQKIKEVAKADIEMRLLALNYQEDNKKNKHRRTSSCGDTEERSLKPQKGRIPSVVAKLMGLGEFPEDEKETNNKMDASVKSVENYTRRRVTQASEQKAPRKSTSLDLVIHKETQTANEINYKATSQQKDREKDDSFSNSRKRSKVSDKKDGKVTTKNAIRSPSPTEHMDKLVARKPLQKLSSEKKLIFHKPEEEEITKKEKLQREYSVKPNQSPKPLSSVDIQKKLPLTVTDNAKAPRKSFSHIEITQKGREGEVHKAKIREKKNQDIYNQNEGLCKVMKRLEIKKADVKHDQSLRSYNNKMKAEAETCIKTSQVSGAEVQSSNKSVVEHKRGIKDDSILLIAAERVTCQAPLENHHGIMFTDGIDQQAPISKFNGNSERLPKTICKGTKEEVEAAGLPLLEKRQEHRKQETTETLSENEINLKKIFVKSQLFLDTAKALFKLNIPPNVFHDASVESDYYQEDKNLILECGFELMKRKRRFQELSVHPFVKVPISSSKVNSLDHLIRQMSKELEKLRAYGRDYNIVSHVEDYVLERDVHHKDPNLNSMWDMGWNDSMLAFIEKDDVMRDIEREVFSGLLEEITRDLICI, encoded by the exons atgagTTCGAATAGCGAAAAGAGGATGATGAAAAGGTCCGATTTCGCTCAGAAGTTGTTGGATGATCTTCGCGTTCGGAAGGAACAGCTTTCAGGCTCTAAGAACTGCCTACCAACAG ATAACTATGCATATATTAACAGAGGAGTTAAGGGATCCAGAGCAAAATCT ACAACATTTCACGAACTCACTAGCAGCAGCATAGAGGCTTCAAATCAGTTAGTTCCTTATGGAAAAGGCCGGAGCATGGAGAAAATCGATCTTTCGAAAGCTTTAGCATTTGCACTTGAGAATGCTGGAAAAGCTACAAGAGGAGATCCTTCAGGGAGTGCCTCAATCATTAGCTTCTTGCATGAAGTAGGAAAGAGATCtttgggagaaagaagaagcagtcAAGTTTTggtgcaacaacaacaacaacaacaaccttccTCAAGCAGTCCCATGATTCATGTTCATATCAAAGAGATTTCAAAGGGAGCTCAAAAACTGAATCAGATAATTAAAGCATGTAGCAACGGCCTCAGTTTTCGTAAAGGGAGGTACTCGATACAATGCGGTGAACAACTCATGGAAGGTGCTATTGACTTGGAACAGTCTCTTCGTTTGTTTGTAGACATACAACAAGCTTCTGATTACACGACCAATAAACAGAGGAAAAACAGAATCAAGCTGCttgaagaaaatgatgatgatgaggatcaAGAGTATGCTCATAACCAAAATTACCAAAAGATCAAAGAAGTTGCAAAGGCAGATATCGAGATGAGACTATTGGCACTTAACTACCAAGAGGATAATAAGAAGAACAAACATAGAAGAACAAGTAGTTGTGGAGATACAGAAGAGAGATCACTAAAACCTCAGAAAGGAAGGATTCCAAGTGTTGTTGCCAAGTTGATGGGACTAGGAGAGTTTCCAGAGGATGAAAAAGAGACCAACAACAAAATGGATGCATCCGTTAAATCTGTTGAGAATTACACAAGGCGTAGAGTAACGCAAGCTAGTGAACAGAAGGCACCAAGGAAGTCAACATCATTGGATTTAGTAATACATAAGGAGACTCAAACCGCAAATGAGATAAACTACAAAGCCACGTCTCAgcagaaagatagagagaaagatgatTCATTCTCAAACAGTAGAAAAAGGAGCAAAGTATCAGACAAGAAGGATGGAAAAGTGACGACGAAAAATGCTATCAGGAGTCCATCTCCAACAGAACATATGGATAAGCTTGTCGCGAGGAAGCCTTTACAGAAACTTAGTTCTGAGAAGAAACTAATCTTTCATAAacctgaggaagaagagatcaccAAGAAAGAGAAGTTGCAGCGAGAATATAGCGTAAAGCCCAATCAATCACCAAAACCTTTGAGTTCAGTGGATATACAAAAGAAGCTACCACTCACAGTCACAGACAATGCTAAAGCTCCAAGGAAAAGCTTTTCTCATATTGAAATAACACAAAAGGGAAGAGAAGGAGAGGTGCATAAAGCCAAGATCCGCGAGAAGAAAAACCAAgacatatataatcaaaatgaaGGATTGTGCAAAGTAATGAAGCGACTAGAGATTAAGAAAGCAGATGTAAAACATGATCAGTCACTCAGAAGTTATAATAATAAGATGAAGGCAGAAGCAGAGACATGCATCAAAACTTCTCAAGTTTCAGGTGCTGAGGtccaatcatcaaacaaaagtGTGGTAGAACATAAGAGAGGAAtcaaagatgactcaattcttcTTATTGCCGCGGAGAGAGTCACATGCCAAGCTCCATTAGAAAAC CATCATGGGATTATGTTCACGGATGGGAtagatcaacaagctccaaTATCAAAGTTTAATGGAAATTCAGAGAGATTACCCAAGACAATATGTAAAg GAACCAAAGAGGAGGTAGAAGCAGCTGGTTTACCTTTGTTGGAGAAGCGACAAGAACACcggaaacaagaaaccacagAGACATTGtctgaaaatgaaataaacctcaagaaaatatttgtgAAAAGCCAACTATTTCTAGACACAGCAAAGGCACTTTTCAAACTCAACATTCCTCCAAATGTCTTTCATGACGCCTCCGTTGAAAGCGATTACtatcaagaagacaagaatcTAATCCTCGAATGTGGCTTCGAACTAATGAAACGGAAAAGGAGATTTCAAGAGTTAAGTGTACATCCTTTCGTCAAGGTGCCCATCAGTTCCTCTAAAGTAAACTCGCTGGACCATCTTATTAGACAAATGAGCAAAGAGTTAGAGAAGCTGCGAGCCTACGGTAGGGATTACAACATTGTATCACATGTTGAAGATTACGTGTTGGAAAGAGATGTTCACCATAAAGACCCAAACCTGAACTCAATGTGGGACATGGGTTGGAACGATTCGATGCTCGCCTTTATTGAGAAAGATGATGTTATGAGGGATATAGAGAGGGAAGTCTTCAGTGGACTCTTGGAGGAGATAACAAGAGATCTTATATGCATATAG